Proteins from a single region of Thunnus albacares chromosome 14, fThuAlb1.1, whole genome shotgun sequence:
- the LOC122996663 gene encoding cytochrome c oxidase subunit 7A-related protein, mitochondrial-like, with translation MYYRLNGVTQRLTGAPAAACSPQGLRPGVPPVSPPAVFASPTKLASETGSQVEYLGANRVPDLQRLFQRSDGLPVHLKGGVIDKLLYRTTMSLTAGGVLYCLVALYFAAQPGDK, from the exons ATGTACTACCGACTGAACGGAGTGACGCAGCGGCTCACCGGAGCTCCCGCCGCCGCCTGCAGCCCGCAG GGTCTGCGTCCAGGTGTCCCACCTGTCAGTCCTCCGGCCGTCTTTGCATCTCCGACGAAGCTGGCAtcagaaacaggaagtcaggTTGAGTACCTGGGAGCCAACCGAGTCCCCGACCTGCAGAGACTCTTCCAG AGGTCGGACGGACTCCCGGTCCACCTGAAGGGGGGCGTGATTGACAAGCTGCTGTACCGGACGACCATGAGTCTGACGGCGGGGGGGGTGCTCTACTGCCTGGTGGCGCTCTACTTTGCCGCTCAGCCCGGCGACAAGTGA
- the LOC122996672 gene encoding LOW QUALITY PROTEIN: potassium voltage-gated channel subfamily G member 3-like (The sequence of the model RefSeq protein was modified relative to this genomic sequence to represent the inferred CDS: substituted 1 base at 1 genomic stop codon), whose product MKFGGSLCILNVGGRRFSFSAELMKRLPLSRLSRLHRCVSESELLELCDDYDRDRNEFFFDRHSEAFSFIMLYVQHGKLRFVPHMCELSFYNEMLYWGLESSDLQLCCQRRLDDRMSDCFVHFFPEEEPQRPEEPRGRWLEKMRRTFEEPTSSVAAQILASVSVLFVLVSMVMLCASTLPDWKAAETLDQHRXDMDHMIHLCSQRRSNQVIIEAVCIGWFTAECIVRFIVSRDKCEFVRRPLNIIDLLAITPYYVSVTVTILTGENSQLQRAGVTLRVLRIMRIFWVIKLARHFLGLQTLGLTLRRCYREMVMLLVFICVAMAIFSALAQLLEHGLDLEASNQDYASIPAACWWVIISMTTVGYGDMYPVTVAGRVLGGICVVSGIVLLALPITFIYHSFIQCYHELKIRSTRCTRPLSPEFIS is encoded by the exons ATGAAGTTTGGAGGTAGTTTGTGCATCCTGAACGTTGGCGGTCGCAGGTTTTCCTTCTCGGCCGAGCTGATGAAGCGACTCCCTCTGAGCAGACTGAGCCGGCTGCATCGCTGCGTGTCGGAGAGCGAGTTGCTGGAGCTCTGCGACGACTACGATCGTGACAGGAACGAGTTTTTCTTTGACCGGCACTCGGAGGCGTTCAGCTTCATCATGCTGTACGTGCAGCACGGGAAGCTGCGCTTCGTGCCGCACATGTGCGAACTGTCCTTCTATAACGAGATGCTGTACTGGGGCCTGGAGAGCTCCGACCTGCAGCTGTGCTGCCAGCGCCGGCTGGACGACCGCATGTCCGACTGCTTCGTCCATTTCTTCCCCGAGGAGGAGCCGCAGCGCCCCGAGGAGCCCCGGGGCCGCTGGCTGGAGAAGATGAGGAGGACGTTCGAGGAGCCCACGTCCTCAGTGGCGGCGCAGATCCTGGCATCGGTGTCGGTGCTGTTCGTCCTCGTCTCCATGGTGATGCTGTGTGCCAGCACCTTACCGGACTGGAAGGCTGCCGAGACCCTGGACCAGCACAGGTAGGACATGGATCACATGATTCACCTGTGTTCACAGAGACGCTCCAATCAGGT GATCATCGAGGCGGTGTGTATTGGTTGGTTCACTGCTGAGTGTATCGTCCGTTTCATTGTGTCTCGGGACAAATGTGAATTTGTCCGTCGTCCTTTGAACATCATCGACCTGCTGGCCATCACGCCGTACTACGTCTCCGTTACTGTGACGATCCTGACGGGGGAGAACTCCCAGCTGCAGCGGGCTGGCGTCACACTGCGCGTGCTGCGCATCATGCGGATCTTCTGGGTGATCAAGCTGGCGCGTCACTTCCTGGGGCTGCAGACACTCGGCCTGACGCTGCGCCGCTGCTACCGTGAGATGGTGATGCTGCTGGTCTTCATCTGTGTCGCCATGGCGATCTTCAGCGCACTGGCCCAGCTGCTTGAGCACGGCCTCGACCTGGAGGCCAGCAACCAGGACTACGCCAGCATCCCCGCCGCCTGCTGGTGGGTCATCATCTCCATGACGACGGTGGGCTACGGGGACATGTATCCGGTGACGGTGGCGGGACGCGTGCTGGGTGGGATCTGCGTGGTGAGCGGCATCGTACTGCTGGCGCTGCCCATCACCTTCATCTACCACAGCTTCATCCAGTGCTACCACGAGCTGAAGATCCGGTCCACCCGCTGCACCCGCCCTCTTTCGCCCGAGTTCATCAGCTGA